A part of Neoarius graeffei isolate fNeoGra1 chromosome 8, fNeoGra1.pri, whole genome shotgun sequence genomic DNA contains:
- the gcna gene encoding germ cell nuclear acidic protein isoform X3 encodes MEPSTQRLFERVAEKLGWDKPGALDRAADELRKSLKSRRDAVGSCDTKAAERKESLFLSDSDGSDKENRHRKKNVPSSEALLDSSDEDFNQILATKATPKPAPRQISSVKKTREPVPILSSDSDDGFENFLRRVKTPKAQPRSQSVIDGDDSLKNFIVDDLSSDDDDDFVVEKKPSISKAKLRTPKSNLKSERQRLSQFDSPVFLSDSDDDSDVFIKTQHRRLSSQEKDALAKENKPRNALCCPSLLASVHMPTPSSAPPTHSGWHEDTGSSEDEFQSLLDRIKKKQNLGNSSAHASPKPPEPKAAAACVTPSVKTTQKDRDRVTVKASRVPRTPVQLPISRPVSQTEPRAGHSSRVAVCKTPGCFLQSLSFPESVYCRNFKQNKEELTSKLYQLYNTTVFESKLPTDMSIKWNTKMRKTAGYCITGQERVNGVRYARIELSVKVCDSADRLRDTLIHEMCHAATWLMNNVRDGHGPFWKVYARKATLVHPELPMVTRCHSYDINYKYQYQCNRCKNTIGRHSKSLDTERFVCALCTGQLVLLTPSNSRGPTPFATFVKENYGTVRQELAGQSHAEVMRKLSADFASKTHLSQS; translated from the exons TTGAGAAAAAGTTTGAAAAGCAGACGTGATGCTGTTGGCAGCTGTGATACCAAGGCTGCTGAGAGGAAAGAGTCTTTGTTTCTGTCAGACAGTGACGGCTCCGACAAGGAGAATCGGCACAGAAAGAAAAACGTTCCCTCAAGTGAAGCGCTGCTGGACTCCAGTGATGAAGACTTTAATCAAA TTCTTGCAACAAAGGCTACACCCAAACCTGCTCCTAGGCAAATCTCATCTGTCAAGAAAACAAG GGAACCAGTTCCGATTTTGTCATCAGATAGTGATGATGGCTTTGAAAACT TTTTGAGACGGGTGAAAACCCCGAAGGCTCAACCGAGGTCTCAGTCTGTGATTGATGGTGATGACAG CCTTAAAAATTTCATAGTGGACGACTTGtcttctgatgatgatgatgattttgttGTGGAGAAGAAGCCGTCCATTTCGAAAG CCAAATTGAGGACTCCCAAGTCTAACCTGAAGTCAGAGAGGCAGCGTCTCTCTCAGTTCGACTCCCCAGTGTTCCTCAGTGACTCGGATGACGACAGCGACGTATTCATCAAGACTCAGCACCGTCGCCTATCCTCGCAGGAAAAGGATGCTCTGGCTAAAGAAAATAAACCCAGAAATGCCCTGTGCTGTCCCTCTCTTCTTGCTTCTGTTCACATGCCCACGCCCTCTTCAGCTCCGCCTACACACAGCGGATGGCACGAGGACACGGGCAGCTCTGAGGATGAGTTCCAGTCCTTACTGGACCGCATcaagaaaaaacaaaatttggGAAACAGTAGCGCACACGCTTCTCCTAAACCTCCAG AGCCCAAAGCTGCAGCAGCCTGTGTGACTCCATCTGTGAAAACAACACAAAAGGACCGTGATAGAGTGACAGTAAAAGCGTCCCGGGTGCCCAGAACTCCAGTGCAGCTCCCTATCAGCAGACCTGTGAGTCAGACGGAGCCCAGAGCAGGTCACAGCAGCAG AGTGGCTGTGTGTAAAACACCAGGCTGTTTCCTGCAGTCTCTGTCTTTTCCCGAGTCTGTGTACTGCCGCAACTTCAAGCAGAACAAGGAGGAGCTTACCAGCAAACTCTACCAGCTCTATAACACTACTGTGTTTGAGAGCAAG CTGCCCACTGACATGTCAATCAAATGGAATACAAAGATGAGGAAGACAGCAGGATATTGCATCACTGGGCAGGAAAGGGTCAATGGTGTACGATACGCCCGTATTGAATTGTCAGTCAAAGTGTGTGACTCTGCAG ATCGGTTAAGGGACACACTTATTCATGAAATGTGCCATGCAGCAACATGGCTGATGAACAACGTGCGGGACGGCCATGGACCTTTCTGGAAGGTCTATGCACGCAAAGCCACCCTGGTTCATCCTGAGCTGCCCATGGTGACCCGCTGCCACAGCTACGACATCAATTATAAATACCAGTACCAGTGCAACCGCTGCAAAAACAC GATTGGCCGTCACTCAAAGTCTCTGGACACGGAGAGGTTTGTGTGTGCACTGTGCACAGGGCAGCTTGTCCTGCTCACTCCATCTAATTCACGTGGCCCCACACCTTTCGCCACATTTGTGAAGGAAAATTATGGTACGGTACGCCAGGAGCTGGCTGGCCAGAGTCACGCTGAGGTGATGAGAAAGCTCAGTGCAGACTTTGCTAGCAAGACACACCTCAGCCAGAGCTGA
- the gcna gene encoding germ cell nuclear acidic protein isoform X2 produces the protein MEPSTQRLFERVAEKLGWDKPGALDRAADEESAETGNELERETGRDREMTSGRNRTRVPRFMLRKSLKSRRDAVGSCDTKAAERKESLFLSDSDGSDKENRHRKKNVPSSEALLDSSDEDFNQILATKATPKPAPRQISSVKKTREPVPILSSDSDDGFENFLRRVKTPKAQPRSQSVIDGDDSLKNFIVDDLSSDDDDDFVVEKKPSISKAKLRTPKSNLKSERQRLSQFDSPVFLSDSDDDSDVFIKTQHRRLSSQEKDALAKENKPRNALCCPSLLASVHMPTPSSAPPTHSGWHEDTGSSEDEFQSLLDRIKKKQNLGNSSAHASPKPPEPKAAAACVTPSVKTTQKDRDRVTVKASRVPRTPVQLPISRPVSQTEPRAGHSSRVAVCKTPGCFLQSLSFPESVYCRNFKQNKEELTSKLYQLYNTTVFESKLPTDMSIKWNTKMRKTAGYCITGQERVNGVRYARIELSVKVCDSADRLRDTLIHEMCHAATWLMNNVRDGHGPFWKVYARKATLVHPELPMVTRCHSYDINYKYQYQCNRCKNTIGRHSKSLDTERFVCALCTGQLVLLTPSNSRGPTPFATFVKENYGTVRQELAGQSHAEVMRKLSADFASKTHLSQS, from the exons TTGAGAAAAAGTTTGAAAAGCAGACGTGATGCTGTTGGCAGCTGTGATACCAAGGCTGCTGAGAGGAAAGAGTCTTTGTTTCTGTCAGACAGTGACGGCTCCGACAAGGAGAATCGGCACAGAAAGAAAAACGTTCCCTCAAGTGAAGCGCTGCTGGACTCCAGTGATGAAGACTTTAATCAAA TTCTTGCAACAAAGGCTACACCCAAACCTGCTCCTAGGCAAATCTCATCTGTCAAGAAAACAAG GGAACCAGTTCCGATTTTGTCATCAGATAGTGATGATGGCTTTGAAAACT TTTTGAGACGGGTGAAAACCCCGAAGGCTCAACCGAGGTCTCAGTCTGTGATTGATGGTGATGACAG CCTTAAAAATTTCATAGTGGACGACTTGtcttctgatgatgatgatgattttgttGTGGAGAAGAAGCCGTCCATTTCGAAAG CCAAATTGAGGACTCCCAAGTCTAACCTGAAGTCAGAGAGGCAGCGTCTCTCTCAGTTCGACTCCCCAGTGTTCCTCAGTGACTCGGATGACGACAGCGACGTATTCATCAAGACTCAGCACCGTCGCCTATCCTCGCAGGAAAAGGATGCTCTGGCTAAAGAAAATAAACCCAGAAATGCCCTGTGCTGTCCCTCTCTTCTTGCTTCTGTTCACATGCCCACGCCCTCTTCAGCTCCGCCTACACACAGCGGATGGCACGAGGACACGGGCAGCTCTGAGGATGAGTTCCAGTCCTTACTGGACCGCATcaagaaaaaacaaaatttggGAAACAGTAGCGCACACGCTTCTCCTAAACCTCCAG AGCCCAAAGCTGCAGCAGCCTGTGTGACTCCATCTGTGAAAACAACACAAAAGGACCGTGATAGAGTGACAGTAAAAGCGTCCCGGGTGCCCAGAACTCCAGTGCAGCTCCCTATCAGCAGACCTGTGAGTCAGACGGAGCCCAGAGCAGGTCACAGCAGCAG AGTGGCTGTGTGTAAAACACCAGGCTGTTTCCTGCAGTCTCTGTCTTTTCCCGAGTCTGTGTACTGCCGCAACTTCAAGCAGAACAAGGAGGAGCTTACCAGCAAACTCTACCAGCTCTATAACACTACTGTGTTTGAGAGCAAG CTGCCCACTGACATGTCAATCAAATGGAATACAAAGATGAGGAAGACAGCAGGATATTGCATCACTGGGCAGGAAAGGGTCAATGGTGTACGATACGCCCGTATTGAATTGTCAGTCAAAGTGTGTGACTCTGCAG ATCGGTTAAGGGACACACTTATTCATGAAATGTGCCATGCAGCAACATGGCTGATGAACAACGTGCGGGACGGCCATGGACCTTTCTGGAAGGTCTATGCACGCAAAGCCACCCTGGTTCATCCTGAGCTGCCCATGGTGACCCGCTGCCACAGCTACGACATCAATTATAAATACCAGTACCAGTGCAACCGCTGCAAAAACAC GATTGGCCGTCACTCAAAGTCTCTGGACACGGAGAGGTTTGTGTGTGCACTGTGCACAGGGCAGCTTGTCCTGCTCACTCCATCTAATTCACGTGGCCCCACACCTTTCGCCACATTTGTGAAGGAAAATTATGGTACGGTACGCCAGGAGCTGGCTGGCCAGAGTCACGCTGAGGTGATGAGAAAGCTCAGTGCAGACTTTGCTAGCAAGACACACCTCAGCCAGAGCTGA